The Vibrio navarrensis genome has a segment encoding these proteins:
- the spoT gene encoding bifunctional GTP diphosphokinase/guanosine-3',5'-bis pyrophosphate 3'-pyrophosphohydrolase, with protein sequence MYLFDSLKDVAQEYLTEPQIEALRQSYVVARDAHEGQTRSSGEPYIIHPVAVARILAEMRLDLETLQAALLHDVIEDCDVSKENLETQFGQAVAELVDGVSKLDKLKFRDRKEAQAENFRKMVLAMVQDIRVILIKLADRTHNMRTLGALRPDKKRRIARETLEIYAPLAHRLGIHNIKTELEELGFEALYPNRYRVLKEVVKSARGNRKEMIQRIHSEIEGRLQDAGLNARVLGREKNLFSIYNKMKTKEQRFHTIMDIYAFRVVVDTADTCYRVLGHVHSLYKPRPGRMKDYIAVPKANGYQSLHTSMVGPHGVPVEVQIRTEDMDQMADKGVAAHWSYKGNGDRTGTTAQVKAQRWMQSLLELQQSAGNSFEFIENVKSDLFPDEIYVFTPKGRIVELPVGATAVDFAYAVHTDVGNTCVGARVDRNPYPLSKALKNGQTIEIISAPGARPNAAWLNYVVTSRARTKIRQVLKTMRREESITLGRRLLNHALGEHSLSDISPENMEHVLSDLKIASLDDLLAAIGLGERMSIVIARRLLGDADELTEVATPEGKPKKKLPIRGSEGLLLTFANCCHPIPDDSIIAHVSPGRGLVVHRETCPNVRGYQREPDKYMAVAWSEDYDQEFIAELKVDMQNHQGALAELTNVISKTGSNIHGLSTEERDGRLYTVTVLLTTKDRIHLAGIMKKIRVMPSCSRVRRRKN encoded by the coding sequence TTGTATCTATTCGATAGCCTCAAAGACGTTGCCCAAGAATATCTTACAGAGCCTCAAATCGAGGCTCTGCGTCAATCTTATGTGGTAGCGAGAGATGCCCATGAAGGGCAAACCCGCTCTAGCGGTGAACCTTATATCATCCACCCCGTCGCTGTGGCGCGAATTTTGGCCGAAATGCGTCTGGATCTCGAAACGTTGCAAGCGGCGTTGCTGCACGATGTGATCGAAGATTGCGATGTCAGCAAAGAAAATCTTGAAACCCAATTTGGCCAAGCCGTGGCCGAACTGGTGGATGGGGTTTCTAAGCTGGATAAGCTTAAATTTCGCGATCGCAAAGAGGCTCAAGCCGAGAACTTTCGCAAGATGGTTCTGGCCATGGTGCAGGATATCCGCGTCATTCTGATCAAACTGGCGGACCGCACCCACAATATGCGCACGCTTGGCGCCCTTCGCCCAGACAAAAAACGTCGTATTGCTCGAGAAACACTGGAAATCTACGCCCCACTGGCCCACCGATTGGGCATTCACAACATCAAAACCGAGCTGGAAGAGCTGGGGTTTGAAGCCTTGTACCCGAACCGCTATCGCGTACTGAAAGAAGTGGTCAAATCGGCGCGTGGCAATCGTAAAGAGATGATCCAGCGCATTCACAGCGAAATTGAAGGCCGGCTGCAAGATGCTGGGCTCAACGCGCGTGTGCTCGGTCGTGAGAAGAACCTGTTCTCCATCTACAACAAGATGAAAACCAAAGAGCAGCGCTTTCACACCATTATGGACATCTACGCGTTTCGCGTGGTGGTCGACACCGCTGACACCTGCTATCGCGTGCTCGGTCATGTGCATAGCCTGTACAAACCCCGCCCAGGCCGGATGAAAGATTACATCGCCGTTCCCAAAGCCAACGGCTACCAGTCGCTGCACACCTCCATGGTTGGCCCACACGGCGTGCCTGTTGAAGTGCAAATCCGCACCGAAGACATGGATCAGATGGCGGATAAAGGGGTCGCGGCGCATTGGTCTTACAAAGGCAACGGCGATCGCACCGGCACCACCGCACAAGTCAAAGCGCAGCGCTGGATGCAAAGCCTGCTTGAGCTGCAGCAAAGCGCGGGCAACTCTTTTGAATTTATCGAAAACGTCAAATCGGATCTTTTCCCGGATGAGATTTACGTTTTTACGCCGAAAGGTCGCATCGTCGAGCTGCCAGTGGGCGCCACCGCGGTGGACTTCGCCTATGCGGTGCACACCGATGTCGGCAACACCTGCGTTGGCGCACGCGTCGATCGCAATCCGTACCCGCTGAGCAAAGCGCTGAAAAACGGCCAGACGATTGAGATCATCAGTGCGCCGGGGGCAAGACCCAACGCCGCTTGGCTCAACTATGTGGTGACTTCCCGTGCTCGCACTAAGATTCGCCAAGTGCTGAAAACCATGCGCCGTGAAGAGTCGATCACCTTAGGTCGCCGCCTGCTCAATCACGCTTTGGGTGAGCACTCACTCAGTGACATCAGCCCGGAAAATATGGAGCACGTGTTGAGCGATCTGAAAATCGCCTCTCTCGACGACTTGCTGGCCGCGATTGGCCTTGGCGAGCGCATGAGCATCGTGATTGCCCGCCGCCTACTGGGGGATGCCGATGAGCTGACCGAAGTCGCGACGCCGGAAGGCAAGCCGAAGAAGAAGCTGCCGATTCGTGGCTCGGAAGGATTATTGCTGACCTTCGCCAACTGTTGTCATCCGATCCCGGACGACTCGATCATCGCCCATGTCTCACCGGGGCGTGGCTTGGTGGTGCACCGCGAGACGTGTCCAAACGTACGCGGCTATCAACGCGAACCGGATAAGTACATGGCGGTCGCTTGGTCAGAGGATTACGATCAAGAGTTCATCGCCGAGCTGAAAGTGGACATGCAAAACCACCAAGGCGCGTTGGCCGAGCTGACCAATGTGATCTCGAAAACCGGTTCCAACATTCATGGCCTCTCGACAGAAGAGCGCGATGGCCGTTTGTACACCGTGACCGTGTTGCTGACCACGAAAGATCGTATCCACTTAGCCGGAATTATGAAGAAAATCCGCGTGATGCCTTCATGTTCGCGAGTGCGTCGAAGAAAGAACTGA
- the trmH gene encoding tRNA (guanosine(18)-2'-O)-methyltransferase TrmH, translated as MNLERYQKIQQVLKARQTDLTLCLEEVHKPNNVSAIIRSADATGLHKVHAVWPTEQMKTLKNTSAGARNWIEVDTHDSIADAIGELKAQGMQVLVTNLSETAVDFRQIDYTKPTAIILGSEKIGVSEQAKALADQDIIIPMVGMVQSLNVSVACAVILYEAQRQREAAGMYQRETSSIDAQTINRILFERGHPVLAKVAKRKGLAYPALDDTGQIVADEQWWAEMQRR; from the coding sequence ATGAATTTAGAACGCTACCAAAAAATCCAGCAGGTGCTCAAAGCGCGCCAAACCGACCTCACCCTCTGCCTTGAAGAAGTGCACAAACCCAATAACGTCTCGGCGATTATCCGCTCGGCCGATGCCACTGGCCTGCACAAAGTGCACGCTGTGTGGCCAACCGAACAGATGAAAACGCTGAAAAATACCTCGGCGGGCGCGCGTAACTGGATCGAAGTCGATACCCACGATTCCATCGCCGACGCCATTGGCGAACTGAAAGCGCAAGGCATGCAGGTGCTGGTGACTAATCTTTCCGAGACGGCGGTGGATTTTCGCCAAATCGACTACACCAAACCAACCGCGATTATTCTCGGCAGCGAAAAAATCGGCGTGTCCGAGCAAGCCAAAGCGCTCGCCGATCAAGATATCATCATCCCGATGGTTGGTATGGTGCAATCGCTCAACGTATCGGTGGCGTGCGCAGTGATCCTGTATGAAGCGCAGCGCCAACGCGAAGCCGCTGGAATGTATCAGCGCGAGACCAGTAGCATCGATGCACAGACGATCAACCGCATCCTATTTGAACGCGGCCATCCGGTGCTGGCGAAAGTCGCCAAGCGCAAAGGGCTCGCGTATCCAGCACTTGATGATACAGGCCAAATCGTCGCTGATGAGCAGTGGTGGGCCGAGATGCAAAGAAGGTAG
- the rpoZ gene encoding DNA-directed RNA polymerase subunit omega yields the protein MARVTVQDAVEKVGNRFDLVLIAARRARQIQTGGKDSLVPEENDKTTVIALREIEEGLITKEVLDARERQEQQEQEAAELAAVSSIAHNR from the coding sequence ATGGCACGCGTAACTGTTCAAGACGCTGTTGAAAAAGTTGGCAACCGTTTCGACCTAGTTCTGATTGCGGCTCGCCGCGCTCGTCAAATACAAACTGGCGGTAAAGATTCACTGGTGCCGGAAGAGAATGATAAAACCACCGTTATCGCCCTGCGCGAAATCGAAGAAGGTCTTATCACAAAAGAAGTTCTAGATGCCCGCGAGCGTCAAGAGCAACAAGAACAAGAAGCAGCAGAACTGGCGGCGGTTAGCAGCATCGCTCACAACCGTTAA
- the recG gene encoding ATP-dependent DNA helicase RecG — MSAQLLSAIPLTSLSGVGAKVAEKLEKVGLRTVQDLLFHLPLRYEDRTRIYPIVKLHAGLWAAVQGKVMQVDTLFGKRKMLTVKISDGNGTITLRFFNFTAAMKNNFSDGKLVHAYGEIKRGNMGLEIVHPDYKFFAPAQKPDVEQSLTPVYPTTDGLRQITLRNLTEQALALLDKSAVSELLPPGLYDQQLTLSQALHIIHRPPPSIDLEQFDQGKHPAQIRLIMEELLAQNLSMLAVRSKGQQDVALPLAPVDNLKNQLLAQLPFSPTKAQARVVREIEVDLEKNHPMMRLVQGDVGSGKTLVAALAAVRAIEHGYQVALMAPTELLAEQHAINFANWFAAMGIQVGWLAGKLKGKARESELARIASGEAQMVVGTHALFQEQVAFHHLALVIIDEQHRFGVHQRLELREKGAKQGAYPHQLIMTATPIPRTLAMTAYADLETSVIDELPPGRTPIQTVAIPDTKRDDIVERIRHACLQEGKQAYWVCTLIDESEVLEAQAAADTAEELQRKLPEVKIGLVHGRMKPADKQAVMNAFKNNELNLLVATTVIEVGVDVPNASLMIIENPERLGLAQLHQLRGRVGRGSVASHCVLLYHAPLSKTAQKRLGVLRESNDGFVIAQRDLEIRGPGELLGTKQTGIAEFKIADLVRDQRLIPEVQRAARFIHQQYPQNAAAIIERWLGERDVYAKA; from the coding sequence ATGTCTGCGCAACTGTTATCTGCCATCCCGCTAACCTCACTCAGTGGCGTGGGTGCGAAAGTGGCGGAAAAACTGGAGAAAGTCGGTTTGCGCACGGTGCAGGATCTGCTGTTTCACCTGCCGCTGCGCTATGAAGATCGCACCCGTATTTACCCGATCGTCAAACTGCACGCCGGGCTGTGGGCCGCGGTACAAGGCAAAGTGATGCAGGTCGACACCCTGTTTGGCAAACGCAAAATGCTCACGGTGAAAATCAGCGATGGCAACGGCACCATCACCCTGCGATTTTTTAACTTCACCGCGGCGATGAAAAACAACTTTAGTGACGGTAAGTTAGTACACGCTTATGGCGAGATAAAGCGCGGCAATATGGGGCTGGAAATTGTCCATCCTGATTACAAATTTTTCGCCCCCGCGCAAAAGCCCGATGTGGAACAAAGCCTCACGCCCGTTTACCCCACTACCGATGGCTTAAGGCAAATCACCTTACGCAATTTAACCGAGCAAGCGCTGGCGCTGCTCGACAAAAGCGCGGTCAGCGAACTGCTGCCACCCGGTCTGTACGATCAGCAATTGACGCTCAGCCAAGCGCTGCACATCATCCATCGCCCGCCGCCATCCATCGACTTAGAGCAGTTTGACCAAGGGAAACATCCGGCGCAAATTCGCCTCATTATGGAAGAGCTACTGGCACAAAATCTCTCGATGCTGGCGGTGCGTAGTAAAGGGCAACAAGATGTCGCTCTGCCGCTCGCCCCAGTCGACAACCTCAAAAACCAGTTATTAGCGCAACTGCCTTTTTCACCGACTAAGGCACAAGCGCGGGTGGTGCGCGAAATTGAGGTGGACTTAGAGAAAAACCACCCGATGATGCGCTTAGTGCAAGGCGATGTCGGCTCCGGCAAAACCTTAGTTGCCGCGCTCGCCGCTGTGCGCGCGATCGAGCACGGCTACCAAGTCGCGCTGATGGCGCCGACCGAACTGCTCGCCGAGCAGCACGCCATCAACTTTGCCAACTGGTTTGCTGCTATGGGGATCCAAGTTGGCTGGCTGGCGGGCAAGCTCAAAGGCAAAGCCCGTGAGAGCGAGTTGGCGCGCATTGCCAGCGGTGAAGCGCAGATGGTGGTCGGCACGCACGCATTGTTCCAAGAACAGGTGGCGTTTCATCACCTTGCCTTAGTTATCATCGACGAGCAGCACCGCTTTGGTGTTCACCAGCGTTTGGAGCTGCGCGAAAAAGGCGCTAAGCAAGGAGCATATCCGCACCAGTTGATCATGACCGCGACCCCGATTCCGCGCACGCTCGCCATGACGGCTTACGCCGATTTGGAAACCTCGGTGATCGACGAGCTGCCGCCCGGACGCACGCCGATCCAAACCGTGGCGATTCCTGATACCAAGCGCGACGACATCGTTGAACGCATTCGCCATGCCTGTCTCCAGGAAGGCAAACAGGCGTATTGGGTTTGTACTTTAATTGATGAATCGGAAGTGCTGGAAGCGCAAGCGGCGGCCGATACCGCCGAAGAGCTGCAACGAAAACTGCCCGAAGTGAAAATCGGCTTGGTGCATGGACGGATGAAACCAGCCGACAAGCAAGCGGTGATGAACGCTTTTAAAAACAATGAGCTGAACCTGCTGGTCGCCACCACGGTCATTGAAGTTGGCGTGGACGTGCCAAACGCCAGCCTGATGATCATTGAAAACCCCGAACGCCTTGGCTTGGCGCAGCTACATCAGCTGCGCGGACGCGTTGGTCGAGGCTCGGTCGCCAGCCACTGCGTGTTGCTGTATCACGCGCCGCTGTCCAAAACCGCGCAAAAACGCCTTGGCGTACTGCGCGAAAGCAACGATGGCTTTGTCATTGCCCAGCGCGACTTGGAAATTCGCGGCCCCGGTGAGCTGCTTGGCACCAAGCAAACCGGCATCGCCGAGTTTAAAATTGCCGATCTGGTGCGCGATCAACGGCTTATCCCAGAGGTGCAACGCGCCGCCCGCTTTATTCATCAGCAATATCCGCAAAATGCCGCCGCGATCATCGAGCGCTGGCTGGGTGAGCGCGACGTTTACGCCAAAGCCTAA
- the gmk gene encoding guanylate kinase, which produces MGKGTLYIVSAPSGAGKSSLISAMLEKNPTYAMKVSVSHTTRGMRPGEQDGVHYHFVEKEHFEALIEQGEFLEYAEVFGNYYGTSRVWIERTLDKGIDVFLDIDWQGARQIRTQMPEAKSIFILPPSNGELERRLNTRGQDSEAVIAKRMAEAKSEISHYNEYDYLIVNDDFDTALVDFKAILRAERLKQDKQAAKYSGMLEALLAE; this is translated from the coding sequence ATGGGTAAAGGTACTCTTTATATCGTTTCCGCCCCAAGCGGCGCAGGTAAATCAAGCTTAATCTCCGCGATGTTGGAAAAGAACCCAACCTACGCGATGAAAGTCTCAGTCTCGCACACCACGCGTGGCATGCGTCCTGGCGAGCAAGATGGCGTGCACTACCATTTTGTGGAAAAAGAGCACTTTGAAGCGCTGATCGAACAAGGGGAATTTCTGGAGTACGCCGAAGTGTTTGGTAACTACTACGGCACCTCTCGCGTTTGGATCGAACGCACGCTCGACAAAGGCATCGACGTCTTTCTCGACATCGACTGGCAAGGCGCACGGCAAATTCGCACCCAGATGCCAGAAGCCAAAAGCATCTTTATTCTGCCGCCTTCCAACGGCGAGCTGGAAAGACGCTTGAATACCCGCGGCCAAGACAGCGAAGCGGTGATAGCCAAACGCATGGCTGAGGCAAAATCAGAAATTTCCCACTACAACGAATACGACTATTTGATCGTCAACGATGATTTCGATACTGCTTTGGTGGATTTTAAAGCTATCCTTCGGGCAGAAAGATTGAAGCAAGACAAACAAGCTGCTAAATATAGCGGTATGCTTGAAGCGCTTTTAGCGGAATAA
- a CDS encoding energy transducer TonB, with protein MRYLASIALALVVSLGLFWGMDKLVNKERHELASNDDLRMVDFIRVKPEEKVQEKKRELPKPPPPKRPPPPPEMKVTSTVKPVMEQIPMDMPKLDLPVNVTGGSILGHYSQGGGSQIAGNSGPVPRATFQPQMPRKAAKAGLEKGKVLLEFTVNEHGAVEDIKILEEDPRRLDLGKEARKTVAKWTFTPKMVDGKAVSSRMAQEIEFSIN; from the coding sequence ATGCGTTATCTGGCCTCCATTGCACTGGCGCTCGTTGTCTCCCTCGGACTCTTCTGGGGGATGGACAAGCTGGTAAATAAAGAGCGCCACGAGCTGGCGTCGAATGACGATCTGCGCATGGTCGATTTCATTCGCGTCAAACCCGAAGAAAAAGTACAGGAGAAAAAACGCGAACTGCCGAAACCGCCACCACCGAAACGCCCGCCGCCACCGCCAGAAATGAAGGTGACGTCGACGGTCAAGCCGGTGATGGAACAGATCCCGATGGATATGCCTAAGCTCGATCTTCCGGTGAATGTCACTGGCGGTTCGATTCTTGGCCACTACTCACAAGGGGGCGGTTCGCAAATCGCGGGCAACAGCGGCCCAGTACCCAGAGCAACCTTCCAACCGCAAATGCCGCGTAAAGCCGCCAAAGCGGGCTTGGAAAAAGGCAAGGTATTGCTGGAATTCACCGTCAACGAACATGGCGCAGTGGAAGACATCAAGATCCTCGAAGAAGATCCACGCCGTCTCGATTTAGGCAAAGAGGCACGTAAAACCGTCGCCAAATGGACCTTCACGCCGAAAATGGTCGATGGCAAAGCCGTCAGCTCACGCATGGCGCAAGAGATCGAGTTCTCAATCAACTAA
- a CDS encoding MotA/TolQ/ExbB proton channel family protein yields MWWLIEELDSIRRFLGMGGDVLVAIFVLSFMLWVVLLERWFYFVAVAPRAMRKAVTLWSGREEHTSWNAKMIRQEIVSKQDIENKKGLPIIKVLIALCPLLGLLGTVVGMIQVFDILAIVGTGSPRAMASGISKATIPTLAGMVASLSGLFFSTRLDHLAKVTTQKLEDKLKHIA; encoded by the coding sequence ATGTGGTGGTTAATTGAAGAGTTAGACTCCATCAGACGATTCTTGGGCATGGGTGGCGATGTATTGGTCGCTATCTTTGTCCTCAGTTTCATGCTGTGGGTCGTGCTGCTTGAGCGTTGGTTTTATTTCGTTGCCGTGGCTCCACGGGCGATGAGAAAAGCCGTCACGCTCTGGTCAGGACGTGAAGAGCATACAAGCTGGAACGCCAAAATGATCCGTCAGGAGATTGTCTCCAAACAGGACATCGAAAACAAAAAAGGGCTGCCGATCATCAAAGTGCTGATCGCCCTCTGTCCGCTACTTGGCCTGCTTGGCACGGTGGTGGGCATGATTCAGGTTTTCGACATTTTGGCCATCGTCGGTACAGGAAGCCCTCGTGCTATGGCATCGGGGATCTCAAAGGCAACCATTCCAACCCTTGCGGGCATGGTGGCGTCGTTATCCGGACTGTTTTTCAGTACACGTCTGGATCACTTAGCCAAAGTCACCACGCAAAAGCTGGAAGACAAGCTCAAACACATTGCCTAG
- a CDS encoding ExbD/TolR family protein, whose product MKRRYSNDNSDEMAIDMTPMLDIVFIMLIFFIVTTSFVKEAGIDVNRPSANSAQTVKKGNIMVAVGAAGDVWIDKRRVEVDAVRANVERLRAESPDGAVVIQADEEANAGVVVKVMDQIRMAGVANISIAATNKD is encoded by the coding sequence ATGAAAAGACGCTATAGCAACGACAACAGCGATGAGATGGCGATCGATATGACGCCGATGCTCGACATCGTTTTCATCATGTTGATCTTCTTTATTGTTACTACATCCTTTGTTAAAGAGGCGGGGATTGATGTCAATCGCCCCAGCGCCAACTCAGCGCAAACGGTCAAAAAAGGCAACATCATGGTCGCGGTCGGCGCGGCGGGCGATGTCTGGATTGACAAACGTCGCGTTGAAGTCGATGCGGTGCGCGCCAACGTCGAACGTCTGCGTGCCGAAAGCCCAGATGGCGCGGTGGTCATCCAAGCGGACGAAGAAGCCAACGCGGGCGTGGTGGTGAAAGTGATGGACCAGATAAGAATGGCCGGTGTGGCAAACATCTCGATTGCCGCGACCAACAAGGATTAA
- a CDS encoding MotA/TolQ/ExbB proton channel family protein → MKGFKTVAAALLASLLVAGAAHADSTKSLNDLLKEVKSESIVESKENKAREQAFLADRNQQAELLKQAKAQLKAETALGEQLKVTFDNNDKKLTELSETLRQRSGTLGEMFGVVRQYAGEFKGLFNASQNAVQFPARDALLTKLAESKELPSTEELEAFWHTILQQIIISGETSTTPATVVYGEGNEAVRDVTLVGEFNAIADGKYVTYVPQTGKFEELSRQPGANITGLVAGFEQASANYEPLFIDPSRGVILSLLVQSPTVQERIEQGGIVGYVILAMGLIGALIALFSYLRLLVLGGKMRRQAKSDAVIPGNPLGEVIQAYQEHQGDNLEDLEAKLDEIILRNAPRIERFIGSIKLFASVAPLLGLLGTVMGMIGTFQAITLFGTGDPKLMAGGISEALVTTMLGLVVAIPLLFLYTLVHSKGRRLVQMLEEQSAGFIARYQERLHAEQR, encoded by the coding sequence ATGAAAGGATTCAAAACCGTCGCCGCGGCCCTATTGGCAAGCTTACTCGTTGCGGGAGCCGCGCACGCTGACAGCACCAAATCACTCAACGATCTGCTCAAAGAGGTAAAATCGGAAAGCATCGTTGAATCGAAAGAGAACAAAGCGCGCGAGCAAGCTTTTCTGGCCGATCGCAACCAACAAGCCGAGTTGCTCAAGCAAGCCAAAGCGCAGCTCAAAGCTGAAACGGCACTGGGCGAACAGCTCAAAGTCACTTTTGACAACAACGACAAAAAACTCACTGAACTGAGCGAAACGCTGCGTCAGCGCTCAGGCACACTGGGTGAAATGTTTGGCGTGGTGCGCCAATACGCGGGCGAGTTCAAGGGGCTGTTTAATGCCTCGCAAAACGCGGTGCAGTTTCCTGCGCGCGATGCTTTGCTGACCAAGCTAGCCGAAAGTAAAGAGTTGCCTTCCACCGAAGAGCTCGAAGCGTTCTGGCATACCATTTTGCAGCAGATCATCATCTCCGGTGAAACCTCAACCACCCCGGCGACCGTGGTGTACGGCGAAGGCAACGAAGCGGTGCGTGATGTCACTTTAGTCGGCGAATTTAACGCGATTGCCGATGGCAAATACGTTACCTACGTGCCGCAAACCGGCAAATTCGAAGAGCTCTCTCGTCAGCCCGGCGCCAACATCACTGGTCTGGTCGCCGGATTTGAACAAGCCTCTGCCAACTACGAGCCGCTGTTTATTGACCCTTCACGCGGCGTGATCCTTTCACTGTTGGTACAAAGCCCAACCGTTCAAGAACGCATCGAGCAAGGCGGCATCGTCGGTTACGTGATCCTCGCCATGGGCTTGATTGGTGCTCTCATCGCCCTCTTCTCTTACCTGCGCCTGCTGGTATTGGGTGGCAAAATGCGTCGCCAAGCGAAGTCGGATGCAGTGATCCCAGGCAACCCGCTCGGTGAAGTGATCCAAGCTTACCAAGAACACCAAGGGGATAACCTCGAAGATCTGGAAGCCAAGCTAGACGAAATCATTTTGCGCAACGCACCACGAATCGAACGCTTTATCGGCTCCATCAAGCTGTTCGCCTCCGTCGCACCGCTGCTTGGCCTGCTGGGTACCGTCATGGGCATGATCGGCACTTTCCAAGCCATCACGCTGTTTGGTACTGGCGATCCAAAACTGATGGCGGGCGGTATTTCCGAAGCGCTGGTCACCACCATGCTCGGTCTGGTTGTCGCCATTCCACTGCTGTTCCTCTACACCCTAGTGCACAGCAAAGGGCGTCGTCTGGTACAGATGCTGGAAGAGCAAAGCGCTGGCTTCATCGCGCGCTATCAGGAAAGACTGCACGCGGAGCAGCGCTAA
- a CDS encoding tetratricopeptide repeat protein, protein MKSFTSVLASVTLVAGAALAPAQAKEAPQLTDRTFRIVNKVQELIATEKYPAALEKLTDTLEGTTKQYDRAVLLQQTGFLYSLQSDYTNAAKYFAESLKLDALPVPVAQQVRYSLAQLYLAEDKYAQSVETMKAWFEIGKTSDEKPQAHAYITLASAYVQMDDYKNAIAPLKQAISMSKNPSETWYMLLMASYHELGQLNEVAAVLKTLTTLYPQKKRYWMQLSGTYQELNQDRNALAALEMAYKQALFEEEKEYLRLVNFLAYQNIPYRAAKVLQSEMEKGNITRNQENLDRLASFWQQAKELDKAISAYQEAYALAPTANSQIRIARLMLQNKQYASITGFTQQLAADAKAEQKAELDYVRGMAYFEMNDALNALRSMKSAAESEKMRQVVNPWITYLASQG, encoded by the coding sequence ATGAAATCCTTCACCAGTGTGCTGGCTTCTGTGACCTTAGTGGCGGGTGCAGCGCTTGCACCCGCTCAGGCAAAAGAAGCGCCGCAGCTGACCGATCGCACCTTCCGCATTGTCAATAAAGTGCAGGAGCTGATCGCCACCGAAAAATACCCAGCGGCACTGGAAAAACTCACCGACACGCTAGAGGGTACCACCAAGCAGTACGACCGCGCGGTGCTACTACAACAAACCGGCTTTTTGTACTCGCTGCAAAGTGACTACACTAATGCGGCAAAGTATTTTGCTGAGTCGCTTAAGCTTGATGCCTTGCCAGTGCCCGTGGCGCAGCAAGTGCGCTACAGCTTAGCCCAGTTGTATTTAGCCGAGGATAAGTACGCGCAATCGGTCGAGACGATGAAAGCTTGGTTTGAGATCGGTAAAACCAGCGATGAAAAACCGCAAGCACACGCTTACATCACCTTAGCCAGTGCCTATGTGCAGATGGACGACTACAAAAACGCCATCGCACCGCTCAAGCAAGCGATCAGCATGAGCAAAAACCCAAGCGAGACTTGGTATATGTTGCTGATGGCCTCGTATCACGAGCTGGGGCAACTGAACGAGGTGGCGGCGGTGCTCAAAACCTTAACCACCCTCTATCCGCAGAAAAAGCGTTACTGGATGCAACTCTCTGGCACCTACCAAGAGCTGAATCAAGATCGCAATGCGTTGGCCGCGTTGGAAATGGCGTACAAGCAAGCCTTGTTTGAAGAAGAGAAAGAGTACCTACGCTTGGTGAACTTTCTCGCCTATCAAAACATCCCTTATCGCGCCGCAAAAGTGCTGCAAAGCGAGATGGAGAAAGGCAACATCACCCGCAATCAGGAAAACCTCGATCGCCTAGCCAGCTTCTGGCAACAAGCGAAAGAGCTGGACAAAGCGATCAGCGCATATCAAGAGGCGTATGCGCTCGCGCCAACGGCCAACAGCCAGATCCGCATTGCGCGCTTGATGTTACAAAACAAACAGTACGCCAGCATTACCGGGTTTACTCAGCAACTGGCCGCCGACGCCAAAGCAGAGCAGAAAGCGGAACTCGATTATGTGCGCGGCATGGCCTACTTCGAAATGAACGACGCGCTCAATGCGCTGCGCTCAATGAAAAGTGCCGCCGAGTCAGAGAAGATGCGCCAAGTGGTTAACCCTTGGATCACTTATCTGGCCAGCCAAGGATAA